The following coding sequences lie in one Anguilla rostrata isolate EN2019 chromosome 8, ASM1855537v3, whole genome shotgun sequence genomic window:
- the si:dkeyp-92c9.2 gene encoding cyclin-dependent kinase 5 activator 1, with protein sequence MGTVLSLSLSPGSRKPSYYDDRPSSLCHYPSLSGHSLGGPKDHGGGGGGGGGLRRNSILLPALTWKRLVASTKKRGCRKAFPPAFPPAFPPGLPGAPGGPLGNNNNNIYRQREVAHLNRQNVKKSLSCANLCSYDGPPPGPGRPPLPASAAAAAAAGVGTPPKRVIVQASTSELLRCLGHFLCGRCYRLKHLSPAEPVLWLRSVDRSLLLQGWQDLAFVTPANVVFLYMLCRDVVDGDLVASERELQATLLTCLYLSYSYMGNEISYPLKPFLVEPGKEAFWDRCLRIIDATSAKMLRINADPLFFTQVFAELKGEGLCGPLDYSRVLDR encoded by the coding sequence ATGGGCACGGTGCTGTCGCTGTCTCTGTCGCCGGGGTCGCGGAAGCCCAGTTACTATGACGACCGGCCCAGCTCCCTCTGCCACTACCCCAGCCTGAGCGGCCACTCCCTGGGCGGGCCCAAGGaccacggcggcggcggcggcggcggcggcggcctcagGCGGAACTCCATCCTGCTCCCCGCGCTCACCTGGAAGCGGCTGGTGGCCTCCACCAAGAAGCGGGGCTGCCGCAAGGCCTTCCCGCCGGCCTTCCCGCCGGCCTTCCCGCCGGGCCTTCccggggcccccgggggccccctcggcaacaacaacaacaacatctaCCGCCAGCGGGAGGTGGCGCACCTGAACCGCCAGAACGTGAAGAAGTCGCTCTCCTGCGCCAACCTCTGCAGCTACGACGGCCCGCCGCCGGGCCCCGGGCGGCCGCCGCTccccgcctccgccgccgccgccgccgccgcgggtgTCGGCACCCCGCCCAAGCGCGTGATCGTCCAGGCCTCCACCAGCGAGCTCCTGCGCTGCCTGGGCCACTTCCTGTGCGGCCGCTGCTACCGGCTCAAGCACCTGTCGCCGGCGGAGCCGGTGCTCTGGCTGCGGAGCGTGGACCGCTcgctcctcctccagggctGGCAGGACCTGGCCTTCGTCACGCCCGCCAACGTGGTCTTCCTCTACATGCTGTGCCGCGACGTGGTGGACGGCGACCTGGTGGCCAGCGAGAGGGAGCTCCAGGCCACGCTGCTCACCTGCCTCTACCTGTCCTACTCCTACATGGGCAACGAGATCTCGTACCCGCTCAAGCCCTTCCTGGTCGAGCCGGGGAAGGAGGCCTTCTGGGACCGGTGCCTGCGCATCATCGACGCCACCAGCGCCAAGATGCTGCGCATCAACGCCGACCCGCTCTTCTTCACCCAGGTGTTCGCCGAGCTCAAGGGCGAGGGCCTGTGCGGGCCGCTGGACTACAGCCGGGTCCTGGACcggtga